A window of the Paralichthys olivaceus isolate ysfri-2021 chromosome 5, ASM2471397v2, whole genome shotgun sequence genome harbors these coding sequences:
- the fbxl16 gene encoding F-box/LRR-repeat protein 16, translated as MLNMSTPSELKSACVTRNGMVKLPPSQPNGLGSASITKGTPAAKNRLCQSSSVPSILPTPTSSLPYHHHLDGPGMPHSAASLLGTDMEPGKPLVGLKPSLRQLPPLTLPKPMLLERQLVLDEKLLNRLLWYFTTGEKCVLAQVCKTWRKVLYQPKFWEGVTPILHAKELYTLLPNGEKEFVSLQAFALRGFQSFCLVGVSDLDICEFIDNYPLSKKGVRSVSLKRSTITDAGLEVMLEQMQGLMHLELSGCNDFTEAGLWSSLNARLTSLSVSDCINVADDAIAAISQLLPNLSELSLQAYHVTDTAMAYFTAKQGYTTHTLRLHSCWEITNHGVVNMVHSLPNLTALSLSGCSKITDDGVELVAENLRKLRSLDLSWCPRITDMALEYIACDLHKLEELVLDRCVRITDTGLGYLSTMSSLRSLYLRWCCQVQDFGLQHLFGMRSLRLLSLAGCPLLTTTGLSGLIQLQELEELELTNCPGATAELFKYYSQHLPHCMVIE; from the exons ATGTTGAACATGTCAACCCCCAGCGAGCTGAAGTCTGCCTGTGTGACTCGCAACGGAATGGTGAAGTTGCCCCCCAGCCAGCCCAACGGTCTGGGTAGTGCGAGTATCACCAAAGGGACACCTGCTGCCAAAAACCGCCTGTGCCAGTCCTCATCTGTACCCTCCATCCTGCCTACTCCAACATCCTCCCTGCCCTACCACCACCACCTGGACGGCCCTGGCATGCCCCACTCGGCAGCCTCTCTTTTGGGCACTGACATGGAGCCTGGAAAGCCTCTGGTAGGCTTGAAGCCTTCCCTTCGCCAGCTTCCCCCTCTCACTCTACCCAAACCGATGCTGCTGGAGCGTCAGCTTGTCCTGGATGAGAAGTTGCTCAACCGACTGCTCTGGTATTTCACCACAGGTGAAAAATGTGTGCTGGCACAGGTATGCAAGACATGGCGAAAGGTGCTATATCAGCCCAAGTTCTGGGAGGGTGTGACACCCATCTTGCATGCCAAGGAGCTCTACACCCTACTGCCCAATGGGGAGAAGGAGTTTGTTAGTCTACAGGCTTTCGCCCTACGTGGTTTCCAGTCTTTCTGCTTAGTGGGTGTGTCAGACCTGGACATTTGTGAGTTCATTGACAACTACCCACTGTCCAAGAAGGGTGTCCGCTCAGTCAGCCTCAAGAGGTCCACCATTACAGATGCTGGTTTGGAG GTCATGTTGGAGCAAATGCAAGGACTGATGCATCTTGAACTGTCAGGCTGCAATGACTTCACAGAGGCTGGCCTGTGGTCTAGTCTGAACGCCCGTCTAACTTCCCTCAGCGTCAGTGACTGCATCAATGTGGCGGATGACGCCATTGCTGCTATCTCACAACTCCTACCTAACTTATCAGAGTTGAGTCTGCAGGCTTACCATGTCACTGACACAGCCATGGCCTACTTCACAGCCAAACAG GGCTACACCACCCACACTCTGCGGCTACACTCCTGTTGGGAGATCACCAATCACGGTGTGGTCAACATGGTGCACAGCCTTCCCAACCTGACTGCCCTCAGCCTCTCTGGCTGCTCCAAGATCACTGATGATGGTGTGGAGCTGGTTGCTGAGAACTTGCGTAAGCTCCGCAGCCTGGATCTATCCTGGTGCCCTCGGATCACTGACATGGCCCTGGAGTACATTGCCTGTGACCTGCATAAACTGGAAGAACTGGTGCTGGACAG GTGCGTGCGGATTACAGACACTGGTTTAGGGTACTTGTCCACCATGTCGTCATTAAGGAGTCTCTATTTGCGCTGGTGCTGTCAg GTGCAAGATTTTGGACTGCAGCATTTGTTTGGAATGAGGAGTCTTCGTCTTCTGTCCCTTGCAG gCTGCCCCCTGCTGACCACCACTGGTCTGTCGGGCCTCATCCAACTGCAAgaactggaggagctggagctgaccAACTGTCCCGGAGCCACTGCAGAGCTCTTCAAATACTACTCGCAGCACCTGCCCCACTGCATGGTCATTGAGTAA